The following are encoded in a window of Mycolicibacterium tusciae JS617 genomic DNA:
- a CDS encoding YceI family protein: MTNATTADLKSLSGMWRLDPHATTLRFRARLLSIPIAKGVVRAKAGHAEVSSAGRASGVLVVDPASITSRIAKRDAHLRSADYFDVENYPALTFTSSEVHSVGPGEVEIIGEIEVLGRTSALTLAGHIVARDRRATLTATARIGNDVLHLNGMNPITTDVTVEAHYALVDAT, from the coding sequence GTGACAAATGCAACCACCGCCGATCTGAAGAGCCTGAGCGGCATGTGGCGGCTCGACCCGCACGCCACCACCCTGAGGTTCCGTGCTCGACTGCTGTCCATCCCGATCGCCAAGGGCGTCGTGCGCGCCAAGGCGGGTCACGCCGAGGTCTCCAGTGCGGGCAGGGCCTCAGGGGTGCTCGTGGTCGACCCAGCTTCGATTACCTCGCGGATCGCGAAGCGTGACGCGCACCTACGTTCCGCGGACTACTTCGACGTGGAAAACTATCCCGCGCTCACGTTCACGTCTAGCGAAGTCCACTCAGTCGGCCCCGGCGAGGTGGAAATCATCGGCGAGATTGAGGTCCTCGGCCGAACCTCTGCGTTGACACTGGCAGGTCACATCGTCGCGCGCGATCGACGTGCCACCCTCACGGCCACCGCACGCATCGGCAATGACGTCCTACACCTGAACGGCATGAACCCCATTACCACCGATGTCACCGTGGAGGCTCATTACGCCCTCGTCGATGCGACGTAA
- a CDS encoding HEPN domain-containing protein yields MAGRLDEIKQGTLGHFWSSTETIGKLDSAESGHVRFSDDGHFWIDFLASHRAMDRWMRPNDEPSRSIETLYAATHPAGSVFFDAVSAGGSSIMGATRASIETYRCGGLLAGLNLRDIKSEKFTEMKVTFPGVFKWSGIGGVHGISEKDGENRAQSYSVTLRSAPARSTPERKGIVVSLASRWSATGPTDKKVLANPLTVTTISRKPRSWIDHVTPILAVQNLINLGFQGFVAAESGTAIIESHSGERPQSGPEMWISDLMHLPKGTKPPKSMTEYPTFNLNDINGVTGVDAWIRLEQTHPRAAGPLAKVYRFGDSLAIETRLMEIAVALDYWITSHRRTTKWAQVKKGDNPYSLAKYVGPAFEEFVGDITTWSKLFQFTYNELKHNPRFKYGIEEVYVITRAGEILLQCALMNQIARHKRLTRTICESHRIYGLGQRIRDVVKQGHL; encoded by the coding sequence GTGGCGGGCCGTCTAGACGAAATCAAACAGGGAACACTGGGACATTTTTGGTCAAGCACCGAGACTATCGGCAAGCTCGATTCGGCAGAATCAGGACACGTCCGGTTCAGCGACGATGGTCATTTCTGGATTGACTTTCTGGCTAGCCACCGCGCAATGGATAGGTGGATGCGTCCCAACGATGAGCCATCAAGGTCGATCGAAACACTCTACGCAGCCACTCATCCAGCAGGTTCGGTGTTCTTTGACGCAGTTAGCGCCGGGGGCTCCTCAATTATGGGTGCTACCCGCGCTTCCATAGAGACGTACCGATGCGGCGGACTACTCGCAGGGCTCAACTTGCGGGATATAAAGAGCGAGAAGTTTACAGAAATGAAAGTTACATTTCCCGGGGTGTTTAAATGGTCGGGTATTGGTGGAGTGCACGGAATATCGGAGAAGGACGGCGAAAATCGTGCTCAGTCCTACAGTGTGACTCTTCGCAGTGCACCTGCGCGATCCACGCCCGAACGGAAGGGAATCGTCGTATCACTTGCATCGCGTTGGTCTGCTACTGGCCCGACCGACAAAAAGGTCCTAGCGAATCCACTTACGGTGACAACCATCAGCCGTAAACCACGGAGCTGGATTGACCATGTTACGCCCATTCTCGCGGTTCAGAATCTGATTAACCTTGGGTTTCAGGGTTTCGTTGCAGCCGAGAGCGGGACCGCGATTATTGAGAGCCATTCTGGCGAGCGTCCACAGTCTGGCCCCGAAATGTGGATTTCAGATTTGATGCATCTACCCAAGGGGACGAAGCCCCCGAAGTCGATGACGGAGTACCCCACATTCAACCTTAATGACATCAACGGGGTAACGGGGGTTGATGCGTGGATCAGGCTCGAACAAACGCATCCGCGTGCCGCTGGGCCTCTTGCGAAGGTCTACCGATTTGGCGACTCGCTGGCGATAGAGACCCGCCTAATGGAAATAGCGGTGGCACTTGACTATTGGATAACCTCGCACCGCCGCACGACCAAATGGGCGCAGGTTAAGAAAGGCGACAATCCATACTCGCTCGCTAAATATGTGGGCCCAGCTTTTGAGGAATTTGTCGGCGATATCACGACGTGGTCGAAATTGTTCCAATTCACGTATAATGAGTTAAAGCATAATCCTCGGTTCAAGTATGGAATCGAAGAGGTCTACGTAATTACGCGCGCGGGTGAAATATTGCTTCAATGCGCATTAATGAATCAAATTGCAAGACACAAACGTCTGACGCGCACAATCTGTGAGAGCCACAGGATTTACGGGCTGGGTCAGCGCATTCGCGATGTCGTCAAGCAAGGCCACCTGTAA
- a CDS encoding McrC family protein yields MAPTPLLLTEGEAAQSVALADAEYVALQGLALVNVAPTLTRGLFDISASRKVGAVLIGQRQIVVRPKIADLNRLVFLLGYAKDPGIWRDDLVHLSADEDLLPALAEAFGRLALRAVEQGLLQGYRTVTDRLPVLRGRLLAGEQMTRLYGLPVPVAVEYDDFTIDIAENQLLLMAVNRLIAVPRLAEAARRRLQRLRRILASVTVSPRGAIPPKWHRSRLNARYHSALALAHIVLAAESFEHHVGDLTVTGYVFDMWRVFEDFVTTALRESLRYVGGHSICQKSLSLDVQDRVVMRPDLMWMRDGDVRAVVDAKYKAERPEGFPNADLYQMLAYCTVLDLPEGHLVYAKGNEPVDLHTARGSGVVIHCHALDLSAPPAELLRQVDQLAGTVAQTCAVTADLV; encoded by the coding sequence ATGGCGCCGACACCGCTGCTGCTGACTGAGGGTGAGGCAGCCCAGTCTGTCGCCCTCGCTGACGCGGAATACGTTGCGCTGCAGGGGCTCGCCCTGGTGAACGTGGCACCCACACTGACGCGCGGGCTGTTCGACATCTCGGCCAGCCGCAAAGTCGGCGCCGTGCTCATCGGTCAGCGTCAGATCGTCGTCCGCCCCAAGATCGCCGACCTGAACCGTCTTGTGTTCCTGCTCGGCTATGCCAAGGATCCAGGCATCTGGCGTGATGATCTGGTGCATCTCTCCGCCGACGAAGATCTGTTGCCTGCTTTGGCAGAAGCTTTCGGCCGGCTTGCCCTTCGCGCGGTGGAGCAGGGCTTATTGCAGGGATACCGCACCGTCACCGACAGGCTGCCGGTGCTGCGCGGCCGACTGCTAGCGGGCGAGCAGATGACCCGCCTCTATGGCCTCCCCGTTCCGGTGGCTGTTGAGTACGACGACTTCACCATCGACATCGCTGAGAACCAACTGCTGCTGATGGCCGTCAATCGGCTGATCGCGGTTCCCAGACTGGCGGAGGCAGCGCGTCGCCGCCTGCAGCGACTGCGGCGCATCCTCGCCAGCGTGACGGTTTCGCCACGCGGCGCGATACCGCCGAAATGGCACCGCAGCCGACTCAACGCTCGGTACCACTCGGCACTGGCCCTTGCGCACATCGTGCTCGCGGCGGAGTCTTTCGAGCACCACGTGGGTGACCTCACGGTTACCGGGTACGTGTTCGACATGTGGCGGGTGTTCGAAGACTTCGTCACGACTGCGCTTCGGGAATCGCTGCGGTATGTGGGTGGCCACAGCATCTGCCAGAAGTCTCTGAGCCTCGATGTGCAGGACCGGGTAGTGATGCGACCCGACCTGATGTGGATGCGTGACGGGGATGTGCGCGCGGTGGTCGACGCCAAGTACAAAGCCGAACGGCCCGAGGGCTTTCCGAACGCCGACCTCTACCAAATGCTGGCATACTGCACCGTCTTGGACCTTCCCGAAGGGCACCTGGTGTACGCGAAAGGCAATGAGCCAGTTGACCTGCACACCGCTCGGGGCAGCGGTGTAGTAATCCACTGTCATGCTCTCGATTTGAGCGCCCCGCCGGCTGAGCTGCTGCGGCAGGTTGATCAGCTCGCGGGAACAGTGGCACAGACGTGTGCAGTGACCGCAGACCTCGTCTGA